The nucleotide window GATTGATAATGCAGAAATATATCGGATACGTCGATGAGAGGGTTTCTTGTGCCAGAACTTGGTCATATAACGTACTTGCAAGAACTGTACGGTTCTGATTCCTATTGACACCAAAAATAACCTGAAAATATGCAAGTTTTATGATGGATATagagttttgaattttttcagatgtttttttttttttttttctgtgtgtGGAATGCGTCATTAGGATCCTGCGTGGGAACATTCTAATGGGGAAAATACCAAAAGAGATAGGAAAGTTGAAGAAACTCAAGATCTTAGACTTGGGAAACAATCATCTAACAGGACCCATTCCAGCAGAGATTGGGGGTTTGTCTAACATCAggaaaatgtaaaattaaaaaGCTTTAAACTTTTGGGAAAGTCATTTAATCTGATAACGTGCTGAGATAACCATTAATTACATTTATAGAAAACTTCAGTGCAATGGTTTAACTGGAGAGTTACCTCCAGAGATTGGAAACTTGAAGTACCTTAGAGAGCTTCTTATTGAAAGGAACAGGCTTCAAGGAAGTATACCTGTCGCTACAACAACCTCAGAAAAGTGAGTTTAGCCAAATAACCTTCAAGGTATTAATTGTGTATGATgaaaatgttaaatatatatgttttgtctGAAATCATCAGGTATCCAAGTGGAAACATCTCTGGTTTGTGCAAGTCTCCTCATTTGAAAGTGGCAGATTTCTCTTACAACTTCTTCAATGGAAAGATCCCGAGATGTTTGGATTACCTTCCAAGGTAAAAAGATAATCCATTTTAGATTTACCTTTTTTTTACAGCTGATAAAATATATCTCCTTTGTTTAATGGTAGAGAGAGGTTTCAAGGAAACTGCATGAAAACAAAGGACGTTAAGCAGAGGCCTTCTTCAGAATGTGGTTTGTATAAAATATGAGTTTTTACTTTGTTGACATCTATAAGATTAAGCAGAGGCCTTCTTTTTTACCtacctttttattttcatttttgtatagcgaagaagaagaagaaacatatgTGGCTTCTGGATTTTGAGATAGTCACAGGATCATCGGTTGGTTTGCTCTTTCTAGTTGTGACGTTCTCAGCGTTACGCTTCTGCAACATAAGACGCACTCTCATCGTTCCTTGGAAGAAATCTGCAAGTGAAAAAGAAGAGCACTTCACTGTCTACGTTGATTCTGAAATGCTCAAGGACGTTTCAAGATTCACAAGACAAGAGCTAGAAGTGGCGTGTGAAGACTTCAGCAATATCATCGACTCTTGTGCAAGTAGTCAGGTCTACAAAGGAACGATCGAAGAAGGCGGGACTGAGATTGCTGTGATCTCTCTCTGCTTTAAAGAAGAAGATTGGACTGCTTACCTTGAGCTTTATTTCCAGAGAGAggttcttctccttcttcttcttcttcttgcaagAAAACATGAGTCATATCCTCTGACCATTCATTGTTTCAGGTTGCGGATTTGGCGAGATTAGAGCATGAGAACGTGGGGAAGTTACTCGGATACTGCAAAGAGAACAAACCGTTTACAAGAATGCTTGTTTTTGAGTATGCATCTAACGGGACACTATACGAGCACCTCCACTGTAATCATAATGATCTTAGAGCTATGTTTCCTCAAGAGTAGGAGTTAGCTGATGATGATATGTTCTTTTATTGTGCAGATGGGGAAGGCAGTTTAGTCTCGTGGGCAAAACGGATGAAGATTGTGATAGGCGTCGCACGTGGGCTCAAGTACCTTCATACTGAACTCGATCCTCCATTTACAGTCTCTGAGGTTTGCTCAAATGCTGTGTATCTCACTGAAGATTTTACTCCCAAGGTAACGTTGAAACCTAGAACAGCTAGCTAAAGCTTTGCTTCTATGGTTCTATTACTCTTAaatcatttcttcttctttgcagctggTTGATTTTGAATGCTGGAAGACGGTTCTGGTGAGGTCAGAGAAGAACTTGAGTAGTGATCATGGAGCTATATGTGTACTTCCCAATGCAATGGAGCATCGAGATCAGAATTTGAAAGGGATTATCTTCTCATTTGGCTTACTTTTGCTGGAAATTGCGAGTGGAAGGCGCCAAGAAAGAGGATGCTTGGTTCAATGGGTAAGTTTGAAACATTGCTAATGTGTCAACCAAACGGGTCCAATGGAACATAATAGTGGGTTTGTGGTGTAGGCAAAGGAGTATGTTGGTGGTGCATCACAAGTGTTGGTGGATCCAGAGCTGGAGCATTTCAACCAAAAGGAACTGGAGGCGGTATGCGAAGTGGCGAGCCAATGCTTGAACTTGGACCTGAATGATGAAGAGACTTGTTGTTTGGTTAAAGAGCTTTGTGAGACATTAGAGAGTAGAATCAGTGTGTCCATTTCGGCGGGGCTCAGGTCGTCTTCTTTGGCTTGGGCCGAACTCGCGCTAGCTTCGCCTTCTAATGAAGATAAAGATGAATATCAAAGGAGCAAATGGGCAAGCACTCCATGTTAGGAGTCAAACCAATCACCCCTTTGATACCTTAGAACACCAGTTAAGGCTACTCCTCCAAGCTAAGAgagtttgtaaaaaaaacagactaataaaacaaaacacaagTTACTTCAATTTTCTCTCTGCCTCTCTCTTTTACTTTTCTcatttaaataaagaaactaaAAGCATATACGTTCAAACAATTACGGAAGCAAATTACATTAAGGGAAACGTGGGATCGTGACTTACTCTCTCCTTGAAAGGAGGACATGAGCACGAGACCATAACAAATACATGCATccataataaaataaagatgGTTTTGGTTGTTGATTCAGCACTTGATTAATTACCAACCCATCACTCCaactcttttaaaataaatttaaaataaactaggTTAAGATTTGGCATTGCAGCTAATgaacatcatatatatataaattattttaccaaaaaaaaaagagagaaaaaagccTAGTAGCTCAAGGCTTACAAATACAGGGGCTTGGTGAGATAATAAACCACAAAGTTAAATTGTTTCTGTCAGCCTGACAGTGTCAGGTGTTCCTTATGGCTAGTTTGCTTTGAGATACATATTGCAAAATAAACTCTTTTTGTTGCAAAATTTTCCTATTTGCGACTCTAGTATTCTGTAAACCAATTTTCAGTTTGGAAcaagaaattaaattaaactgaCCTCAAATTCGCAGGTGATGGTGTGACAAAATTCGCATGttaaattaaacattttcaAACCTAGTTTTGAAACtatcaaaaagaagaaaaatgtggagagaaaaaaaacattggCAGTTTGGCACAAGTAAAAGTAGAAGAGATCAACAGTGCATAGAGCGAGAGTAATGGTTGTCATTAGGGTTCCGTTTCTGACTGAAAACGGCCATAGCTTTTCTCACAGGAGGCTGCAATGGTGCTTTTCTATCACTGTGATGGTTCATGAACACATCGTTTGATATAAAATACTCATctccctgaaaaaaaaaaccacaacaAAATAATCAAACCAAAATGTTTTCTTCATCTATCGATTAGCGTTTCTATAATTACTAACCGGTTTGCTTGCTTTCTTCTTGGTCTTGGGATGGAGATACTTTTGAGGAAGTTGATCTTCCCTCAGTACCAGATTCTTGGTGATTGCGTCTCTTCCGCTTTTAGGCATTGGTATCGAAAACTGCacaacaaaagaagaagaagacaaaggctTCCTTGTTTAAATACAGACTCAAACAGCAAAACATGGTGGTTTTGTTTAGCTTCTGCTTATAACGACTATACATACTTTGGTCCCTCGAAGTGTAACACGAGGTTTACGTGCAGCTATGATGGTGCCATTCTCGCCTATTGTAACCGCTACCTTTCGCAGAGTGCCCCCATTACCGCACTTGGGACAGAAGATTCTTCCAATTTCAGGAGTTACTGTGTAGCAAGCATGGCATTTCAACACCCACCTGAACATCCATACGCGATCAAGTATAAGACATCTCTCTCAGCTAAAGGAAGATCTGATTCGTAAAGGTGTACCTGTTTAGTTGGCGAATTTGCATACCTCCGGGTGCAAGCAAACGCAAACCCATTTGAATAATAACATTTTGCATTGCATAGTCACCGGTTATACAAGCTACACTGGACTCAGATAAGGCTCTCAACGACCAACTCTGCTCGCTGCCACCATCATCTGCCATCGATGATGCCCCAAAGGTATCACCAGCCTCACTAGCAACATCGATCTCCTCACCCTCcacttcatcatcatcctcgCCATTGCTCAAATTTGTCTCTTCAGTCCCTTCCTCCAACCTCATATCTTTTAGGATGAAAGAAAGCTCCTCATCATTTTTTCCCCTATCTTTTGCACACTTTTCAACAGCGCCATTAGACATCTGATCATTGGTGTCCTGGATCAAGTTAGCAGCTTTGTCAGCTTCTTCATCTTTGTGAATTTCTTGCTCAGCCAAGGCATTGTAATGTTCCCACTTGGCCTTTCTCCTAAGGAACTTCCTGTGAGTACTGCTACTAACCGCAGGCCTCCAATCACcaccatcttcatcatcattttCACCCTGTGATGCATCTATTCCTTCCACAACCATCTTGCCCTCAACCTTCACCTCTGTTTTCTTCTGCCTCCTCACACCTTCTTCATCATCCTCAGTATGAGACACAACAGAACCAACCTCGTAACAGCTGTCGGAAGGAAGGATGTTCATGTTAAGGTCTTTAAGCGGAAGGATTTTGGAAGCAGTGTTTGAGTTCTCCTCAGTCTCATTCTCAAGTGCCTCCCACTCCTCCAAGTTAGCCACATTAGATCCCCAGCCAGGTAACTCCTTCTCAGGTAATCTCTTCACCCTAACAGTTTGAATCGGCGGAGGAACATCTCTAAGATTCTTGGTCCCATGAACCTCAGCCTCAAGCGTGTAAGTCAAAGCAATCAACTTGAGATCAACATCAGAGAGTGTATGCAAATCACCAGTAGCTTTGGCAAATTTAATAActgcacaaaaacaaaaactgcaTTCACCATCGAATATGTAAACCGGAAACGACATAAACCAATTACATCATTAAACCGGATCACTAAACCACTAATCATTTAACGAAGGAGCTCAAAAACTTCGTTGTGTACCTTTACTGAGAGATTCGGGAGATGGTTCCATGGTTTCGATCGCGAAAGGGATGAACTCGAGACGACGGCGAGAATCAGAGTCACGAATCTCCGAGAGCACTTCAGGGACCGTTACGAATTTGTCGGCGAAGTCGGTTAAGCTCTGGCGTCCGTCGATGACGGCGTTCGCGTCAACAACCGCCACTGATATCCCCTTTGTTGATTTGCAGTTTCCGACCATGCCGAGAATCGCCGCCGGAGCTACGTCGGTTGTTGGAGGCTTTGACGGAGGATCTTTCTTCACTATTGAGCTCCACATCGACGCTGGACTCGACTCCATGATTGCTTGAGTTAGAGTTACGTTACTTGCCACTGCAACGAAGAAGACTCAGAGATAgagagacgaagaagaagaagaaatgtaAAACCCTAGTGCTGTATACGTTGCCGTTTTATTCACTTATTTTAATGGGCCTTGATTGGGCCAAATAAATGGGTATTGGACGATGGAAAAATGGGTATTTAATTCTTGAACTATTTAAATTCGACAATTTAAATACCAAATTATCGCTCACGCACTATTTAAATTCGGCAATTTAAATACCGAACTATTGCTCATACACTTTTATTCTCCAACTATTTGTTGATTCGACAAATTGATACCCAAAAAATTAGTCATTAAGTCAATAACGTTTGTCGTTAGTGTTTACCAATCTTCTTCTCTATTGTACCTCAGATATTCAAAATCCTCAAATTGAAACCTTAATCTGAGAGAAAAAGCGAGTCCGACAACTACAGAGAAGATTTTCGGTAACATAATAAAGAACTTTAAGAAGAACAAAACTCTCGAAATTCTTCGTCACGTCACCGGAAATCTCGTATGTACTTACCGGAATCGCTTTCTCTCTCAGATTAGGATTCTAATTTGGGGATTTCGAGTATCTGAGGTATAATAGAGAAGAAGATTGGTAAAACACTAACGATAGACATTATTAACTTAGTGGTTGACTTTTCTGGATATCAATTTGCCGAGTCAACAAATAACAAATAGTTAGGGTGTGCAAACAATAGTTCAATATTTAAATTGCCAATTTCAAATAGTTCAAGAATTAAATGCTTATTTTCCCATTGATTGATATCCTATTTTATAAAAGCAGAGTGATAAAGTGAGTACATTATGACATTATTTTGTTTCGGTTACAAATGTGAATGTTGAACCGAGTTATTACAGTGATCCGCTAAACCGGTTTTGGCCAAACCGTCACCAATACAAGTTTGGTTTCTTACATCTTAGATTGAAGACCCGGTTTGGACATCTTCCGCTGCTTGTCAAATTTGTCTTTGGCTCCGTAAAGGGTTTTATGAACCACATCAAAGTGAGGCTGCGTAGCCTTTCTCGTATTCTCAATCCATTCTTCAACTTTCTTGTAAGGACTAAACAACCTAAGACGATCTTTCTCAtccaaaacctgcaaaagatcGCATAAAGTGTTGGTTTACAATCAAATGCCAAAACATAGCAAAAAGGAAGGAAGCATGATTAATTTGGATTGGTAGTATGTTGTGTACCTGGAGTTGCATAAGCTCGCAGACAAGGCTGAGATCAGCTACGGATGGTTGGTTGCTTCCGAGCAAGAATTTAGCATTGCCCTTAAGCCAGAAAGTCTCCAGAGTGGACAGAGACTTGGTTAGTATCTTCTCAGCTTCCGCAGCTGCTTTCGAATCTAGAGAACGGCCAAGAAATGGAGCTAGAACAGTATTCATTACATATCCAGCtgaaatagtaaaaaaaaacaaccgtGAATCAGAAACATGAAGCTGGTCATTCTATTTGACTCTGTTAAATTCTTAACATCAATATCgaatatgattatatataatatattgaaGTTGTTATTAACCTGCACCAGGGCGTAAATTGGTGTGATGCCAATCCAAGACAGAGTGAATCTTGGCTCTCTTGGAAACATCATTTGGGTACCTAACGAAAGAACATAGTAAGTATTAAAAAATGAACACACTTTGGTATTCAAGAACATGTGtcaaaacaaaagcaaaaacatTTACCAATGATCAGCTACACTTGGGAATGCTGAGGCAAGATAAATCAAGATGGCGTGACTGCGAGATGAATTACACacttattcattaaaaataaaagaagcaaGAATGCAAAAGAgaagtaagttttttttctatGTGTAACCTCTCGAAGAGTTTAAATCTGCCGTCAACAATACTTGGAACCTTCCCCAATGGGTTAATCTCTGAGAAACAAAGCACCATTTAGATTCATGTAGTTAGTCACTCACTTGGATAAATAAAATCAACATTGGTTATACCCACACAGAACATGATCTATTGAAAATATATGTCACCAAAACTCGAAACTACAGATATACTCATGTCCGATTAGTTCTACGAACCTTTGAATTCAGGGGACAACTGTTGACGCTTGGCCAAGATAATCAAAACCTCATCGAATTCAATTCCGTTAACCctttaaatcaaattataatccaaataaaaaaaaagtgagcaagtaaagattattaaaaatgaaaatgaatctCAGTAATGAACAAGGAAGGATGAAGAAATTACTTGCAAAATATGATTATAGCACGAGATGGCTGTGACATACGATCCGCATACACTTTCAGCTTCATCTTCGTCGTCTTCTTGTGGTCTGTGGATGAGAATGTTTCACAACACAGACTGAAAGGTGATAATCTGGGAAGAAGTGTCCACACAAAGAAAATTCGCTTGCTGTTTCTGCTTTACATTTTAAGACATCGTGCCGTTTGTTTGTTAGAAAACGGCAAAGAGTTATCTTACGGATACACACAAACGAACATAAACTACCTATACACATTGATACAGTTCAGCGTTATGTACCAAACCAAAATAAGTAAAATTGTTTTTCATGTGAAAACTGACTATATATAATCAAACTAgaggtattccggcgctacgcgccggattCGAACGTTGTTTGTCTTTTAGTTCAAtttgtttcattttcatttgttaATTGTTAGTCCAATTAATCGACATAGAATTATGAGTTCTTGAGAGTTCTGACTTAATAATGGATTTTGTGAGTGCATGTCAGGAGAACTCAGGCCTGGAGTCTTTAACTTTCAAAGTCATGTCAATGTATTTTTGACTCCTGCTGAATGAAAATGTTAAAAGTTTTTAGTAATGTGGGTGATGCATTTTATTGGTTTATGTTCGTACGTATAGGGgattcgtttttattttattttttaagtttattgGTTTATGCCAAAAGGAAAGTTGATGATAGGAATTATTACATGAGTAAGTTATAATGAATTTCAAAAGTATAGCaaacaataaatttttttttaaaatattcatgaTAGAATAAATGTAAATTCAGATTTGTCTTTAAAAAGTAAAGTAAACAATGACATTTTTTATTAGTCGGATTCTGTCGGAGTGATTATTTTATTAGTCGGATTCTGTGGAGGTTATAATCAGACTGTACCAGTTTGAGACCTGACTGTAATATTTTGAAGCAAACGACAgagatgaaaatgaaaatgaaacatctCTTCTATCCTTTCTATTACATGTTAGTTTTGAGCTCTTCTTGCCCTTTCACGATTCACTTATTAAAGCTGCATAAAATTCCATAACATAGTATGTCATATGACTACATAATGTATATACATGTGCTACATCTAAGTATAGTTGGTCTCCCAAGAAAATACAAAATGGGCTGGTTGGATTAACTGATACAAAAACCAATTATGTTTTTCATGGTGTTACAGAATAATATAAACATAGGGGTGTAACTGAAAATCCAGGTAGATTAaggaaaacatataaaaaacaaaaataaaaaaagacaaTAATCAAAGCATAAAGTGGAGACCTTTGCAAGGTCAGCCTTTGCTCAATTTTGCTTGGAGAGCAAAACACAAAGCTTGAAGCTTTCACATTTGACGGCTACAGAGGGAGAAAGATAATTTCGTTTTCTTTTCTCCTTTTGGTTCATCTGAGGATCACGAAGCAAGATGAACGAAGTCATAACTCCACACCATTTTTGAAGGTGAGACTTTTGGTAGTCTCGTTGATCTTGCTTCTCTTTTTTATTATCCAATGGAAATTTCACTTCTTTCTTAGCAATAAAGGGCTCAGATTTGTGGGTTTCTCCTCTTCTCCCATTTGCGTTGTCAGTTTTATGAGTCACGACAACGACTGTCTTCGGGATTCAAGCAGCTAACATT belongs to Brassica rapa cultivar Chiifu-401-42 chromosome A07, CAAS_Brap_v3.01, whole genome shotgun sequence and includes:
- the LOC103850211 gene encoding probable LRR receptor-like serine/threonine-protein kinase At1g63430; its protein translation is MELPLVSIVLVGFLFVSCDALASKEVEALRRLKAAMYKDPLLVMSNWNFPDSDPCDWKGIKCSPSKDHIIKINISDTSMRGFLVPELGHITYLQELILRGNILMGKIPKEIGKLKKLKILDLGNNHLTGPIPAEIGGLSNIRKIKLQCNGLTGELPPEIGNLKYLRELLIERNRLQGSIPVATTTSEKYPSGNISGLCKSPHLKVADFSYNFFNGKIPRCLDYLPRERFQGNCMKTKDVKQRPSSECAKKKKKHMWLLDFEIVTGSSVGLLFLVVTFSALRFCNIRRTLIVPWKKSASEKEEHFTVYVDSEMLKDVSRFTRQELEVACEDFSNIIDSCASSQVYKGTIEEGGTEIAVISLCFKEEDWTAYLELYFQREVADLARLEHENVGKLLGYCKENKPFTRMLVFEYASNGTLYEHLHYGEGSLVSWAKRMKIVIGVARGLKYLHTELDPPFTVSEVCSNAVYLTEDFTPKLVDFECWKTVLVRSEKNLSSDHGAICVLPNAMEHRDQNLKGIIFSFGLLLLEIASGRRQERGCLVQWAKEYVGGASQVLVDPELEHFNQKELEAVCEVASQCLNLDLNDEETCCLVKELCETLESRISVSISAGLRSSSLAWAELALASPSNEDKDEYQRSKWASTPC
- the LOC103850212 gene encoding 20S-pre-rRNA D-site endonuclease nob1-like, producing the protein MESSPASMWSSIVKKDPPSKPPTTDVAPAAILGMVGNCKSTKGISVAVVDANAVIDGRQSLTDFADKFVTVPEVLSEIRDSDSRRRLEFIPFAIETMEPSPESLSKVIKFAKATGDLHTLSDVDLKLIALTYTLEAEVHGTKNLRDVPPPIQTVRVKRLPEKELPGWGSNVANLEEWEALENETEENSNTASKILPLKDLNMNILPSDSCYEVGSVVSHTEDDEEGVRRQKKTEVKVEGKMVVEGIDASQGENDDEDGGDWRPAVSSSTHRKFLRRKAKWEHYNALAEQEIHKDEEADKAANLIQDTNDQMSNGAVEKCAKDRGKNDEELSFILKDMRLEEGTEETNLSNGEDDDEVEGEEIDVASEAGDTFGASSMADDGGSEQSWSLRALSESSVACITGDYAMQNVIIQMGLRLLAPGGMQIRQLNRWVLKCHACYTVTPEIGRIFCPKCGNGGTLRKVAVTIGENGTIIAARKPRVTLRGTKFSIPMPKSGRDAITKNLVLREDQLPQKYLHPKTKKKASKPGDEYFISNDVFMNHHSDRKAPLQPPVRKAMAVFSQKRNPNDNHYSRSMHC
- the LOC103850213 gene encoding glutathione S-transferase T1; the protein is MKLKVYADRMSQPSRAIIIFCKVNGIEFDEVLIILAKRQQLSPEFKEINPLGKVPSIVDGRFKLFESHAILIYLASAFPSVADHWYPNDVSKRAKIHSVLDWHHTNLRPGAAGYVMNTVLAPFLGRSLDSKAAAEAEKILTKSLSTLETFWLKGNAKFLLGSNQPSVADLSLVCELMQLQVLDEKDRLRLFSPYKKVEEWIENTRKATQPHFDVVHKTLYGAKDKFDKQRKMSKPGLQSKM